The following proteins are co-located in the Pseudomonas fluorescens genome:
- a CDS encoding M10 family metallopeptidase C-terminal domain-containing protein encodes MINASSVFNFYVPNPAVPATPGNRYADKSASAVIGRPEPEPGVSDTVYGFNSNTGNRSMSLHSLSGAPRFTVQDRRGNDTLDFSGFSQNQTIDLRDGAASSVGGLRNNVSIGKGVTVENAVGGAGHDVLIGNNVDNVLTGGTGGDVLWGVGGTNTFRYEKASDSPYYNADLIMDFVSGRDKIDLTQMMKEINTPLQLVDDYTGRIGDTVVKFNPQSGRYFVGVDLTERCESNFLIKSARWVRPSDLVGPVVERQRPV; translated from the coding sequence GTGATAAATGCCTCTTCCGTTTTTAATTTTTATGTACCAAACCCGGCAGTGCCGGCAACGCCGGGCAATCGTTATGCCGATAAAAGTGCGAGCGCCGTGATTGGCCGGCCGGAACCCGAGCCGGGTGTTTCGGATACGGTCTACGGTTTTAACTCCAATACCGGCAACCGATCCATGAGCCTGCACTCTCTTAGTGGTGCGCCAAGGTTCACCGTACAGGACCGACGCGGAAACGATACCCTGGACTTTTCCGGGTTCAGCCAAAACCAGACGATTGATCTGCGTGATGGCGCGGCTTCCAGCGTGGGCGGCCTGCGTAATAACGTCTCGATAGGTAAAGGTGTGACAGTGGAGAATGCCGTAGGCGGCGCAGGCCACGACGTGTTGATTGGCAACAACGTCGACAATGTGTTGACCGGCGGTACGGGCGGCGACGTCCTTTGGGGAGTGGGCGGTACAAATACATTCCGCTATGAAAAAGCCAGTGATTCTCCCTATTACAACGCGGACCTGATCATGGATTTTGTCAGTGGCAGAGACAAGATTGATCTGACGCAAATGATGAAGGAGATCAATACGCCCTTGCAATTGGTTGACGACTACACGGGGCGTATTGGCGATACGGTGGTGAAGTTTAATCCTCAGAGTGGCCGCTACTTTGTGGGGGTAGACCTCACCGAGCGTTGTGAATCGAACTTCCTTATTAAAAGTGCCCGATGGGTAAGGCCTTCGGATTTGGTGGGTCCGGTTGTTGAGCGGCAACGTCCGGTATAA